In a single window of the Rattus norvegicus strain BN/NHsdMcwi chromosome 6, GRCr8, whole genome shotgun sequence genome:
- the Dcaf4 gene encoding DDB1- and CUL4-associated factor 4 isoform X2 has translation MESRRLQLLQQEDKQKKKIARVGFNASSILRKNQLGFLNFSSYCRLSHELRVACMERKKVEIQSSDPSALASDRFNFILADTTSDRLFTVNDVKIGGSKYGIISLQGLKAPTFEVHMHENLYFTNRKVNSVCWASLNHLDSHILLCLMGLAETPGCATLLPASLFVSSHQAGTDQPGMLCSFRIPGAWSCAWSLNVQANNCFSTGLSRRVLLTNVVTGHRQSYWTNSDVLAQQFAVKTPLLFNGCRSGEIFAIDLRSPSQAKGWKATQIFHDSAVTSVQVFKEEQYLMASDMAGKIKLWDLRATKCVRQYEGHVNEYAYLPLHMHEEEGILVAVGQDCYTRIWSLHDARLLRTIPSPCPTSKANIPSVAFSPRLGGPRGAPGLLMAVQQDLYCFPYSSSCPDGLKEGRWEPSSVSKEDIL, from the exons ATGGAGAGCAGGAGGCTGCAGCTGCTGCAGCAAGAGGACAAGCAGAAAAAG AAAATTGCCAGAGTGGGATTTAATGCATCGTCCATCCTACGGAAAAATCAGCTGGGTTTTCTCAACTTCTCCAGTTATTGCCG TCTCTCCCACGAGCTTCGGGTGGCCTGCATGGAGAGGAAAAAGGTAGAGATTCAGAGCTCAGACCCTTCAGCTCTGGCGAGTGACCGCTTTAACTTCATCCTG GCAGACACTACCAGTGACCGCCTCTTCACGGTGAATGACGTCAAAATCGGAGGCTCCAAGTACGGCATCATCAGCCTGCAGGGTCTGAAGGCCCCCACGTTCGAGGTGCACATGCACGAGAACCTGTACTTTACCAACAGGAAG GTGAACTCTGTGTGCTGGGCCTCACTCAATCACTTGGACTCCCACATTCT GCTGTGCCTCATGGGCCTTGCAGAGACGCCAGGCTGTGCCACCTTGCTCCCAGCATCACTGTTTGTCAGCAGTCACCAAG CAGGTACCGACCAGCCTGGCATGCTGTGTAGTTTCCGGATCCCTGGGGCCTGGTCCTGTGCCTGGTCCTTGAACGTCCAGGCAAATAACTGCTTCAGTACAG GTTTGTCTCGGAGGGTCCTGCTGACCAACGTGGTGACAGGACACCGGCAGTCATATTGGACCAACAGTGACGTCTTGGCCCAGCAGTTTGCAGTCAAG ACTCCTTTGCTGTTTAATGGCTGTCGTTCTGGGGAGATCTTTGCCATTGACCTGCGTTCTCCAAGTCAAGCCAAGGGCTGGAAGGCTACTCAAATCTTCCATGACTCAGCAGTGACCTCTGTGCAGGTCTTCAAGGAGGAGCAGTACCTGATGGCGTCAGACATGGCTGGAAAG ATCAAGCTGTGGGACCTGAGAGCCACTAAATGTGTGAGACAATACGAAGGTCACGTGAATGAGTACGCCTACCTGCCACTGCATATGCACGAGGAGGAAGGAATCCTGGTGGCAG TGGGCCAAGACTGCTACACAAGAATCTGGAGCCTCCATGATGCCCGGCTGCTCAGAACCATACCTTCTCCATGCCCGACCTCCAAGGCCAACATTCCCAGTGTGGCCTTCTCTCCTCGGCTTGGGGGCCCCCGGGGAGCCCCAGGGCTGCTCATGGCTGTCCAGCAGGACCTTTACTGTTTCCCATACAGCTCGTCCTGTCCAGATGGTCTGAAGGAGGGCAGGTGGGAGCCCTCTTCTGTTTCTAAGGAGGACATTTTATAA
- the Dcaf4 gene encoding DDB1- and CUL4-associated factor 4 isoform X1 codes for MDKNIWTSRRRRGRSHHRSPALRQCDSSERYTSGASQSSQDSGHHDVECPSTSSSKAGESSVPDLPGFYFDPEKNRYFRLLPGHNNCNPLTKEGIQLKEMESRRLQLLQQEDKQKKKIARVGFNASSILRKNQLGFLNFSSYCRLSHELRVACMERKKVEIQSSDPSALASDRFNFILADTTSDRLFTVNDVKIGGSKYGIISLQGLKAPTFEVHMHENLYFTNRKVNSVCWASLNHLDSHILLCLMGLAETPGCATLLPASLFVSSHQAGTDQPGMLCSFRIPGAWSCAWSLNVQANNCFSTGLSRRVLLTNVVTGHRQSYWTNSDVLAQQFAVKTPLLFNGCRSGEIFAIDLRSPSQAKGWKATQIFHDSAVTSVQVFKEEQYLMASDMAGKIKLWDLRATKCVRQYEGHVNEYAYLPLHMHEEEGILVAVGQDCYTRIWSLHDARLLRTIPSPCPTSKANIPSVAFSPRLGGPRGAPGLLMAVQQDLYCFPYSSSCPDGLKEGRWEPSSVSKEDIL; via the exons ATGGATAAGAACATCTGGACGAGTAGGAGAAGACGAGGGCGAAGCCACCACCGTAGCCCTGCCCTCAGGCAGTGTGATTCCAGTGAGAG GTACACCTCAGGGGCGTCTCAGAGCTCGCAAGATTCCGGCCACCATGATGTTGAGTGCCCATCAACCTCGTCCAGCAAAGCTGGAGAGTCTTCAGTGCCAG ACCTTCCAGGTTTTTACTTTGACCCTGAGAAGAACCGATACTTCCGTTTGCTCCCGGGTCATAACAACTGCAACCCCCTCACGAAGGAGGGCATCCAGCTCAAGGAGATGGAGAGCAGGAGGCTGCAGCTGCTGCAGCAAGAGGACAAGCAGAAAAAG AAAATTGCCAGAGTGGGATTTAATGCATCGTCCATCCTACGGAAAAATCAGCTGGGTTTTCTCAACTTCTCCAGTTATTGCCG TCTCTCCCACGAGCTTCGGGTGGCCTGCATGGAGAGGAAAAAGGTAGAGATTCAGAGCTCAGACCCTTCAGCTCTGGCGAGTGACCGCTTTAACTTCATCCTG GCAGACACTACCAGTGACCGCCTCTTCACGGTGAATGACGTCAAAATCGGAGGCTCCAAGTACGGCATCATCAGCCTGCAGGGTCTGAAGGCCCCCACGTTCGAGGTGCACATGCACGAGAACCTGTACTTTACCAACAGGAAG GTGAACTCTGTGTGCTGGGCCTCACTCAATCACTTGGACTCCCACATTCT GCTGTGCCTCATGGGCCTTGCAGAGACGCCAGGCTGTGCCACCTTGCTCCCAGCATCACTGTTTGTCAGCAGTCACCAAG CAGGTACCGACCAGCCTGGCATGCTGTGTAGTTTCCGGATCCCTGGGGCCTGGTCCTGTGCCTGGTCCTTGAACGTCCAGGCAAATAACTGCTTCAGTACAG GTTTGTCTCGGAGGGTCCTGCTGACCAACGTGGTGACAGGACACCGGCAGTCATATTGGACCAACAGTGACGTCTTGGCCCAGCAGTTTGCAGTCAAG ACTCCTTTGCTGTTTAATGGCTGTCGTTCTGGGGAGATCTTTGCCATTGACCTGCGTTCTCCAAGTCAAGCCAAGGGCTGGAAGGCTACTCAAATCTTCCATGACTCAGCAGTGACCTCTGTGCAGGTCTTCAAGGAGGAGCAGTACCTGATGGCGTCAGACATGGCTGGAAAG ATCAAGCTGTGGGACCTGAGAGCCACTAAATGTGTGAGACAATACGAAGGTCACGTGAATGAGTACGCCTACCTGCCACTGCATATGCACGAGGAGGAAGGAATCCTGGTGGCAG TGGGCCAAGACTGCTACACAAGAATCTGGAGCCTCCATGATGCCCGGCTGCTCAGAACCATACCTTCTCCATGCCCGACCTCCAAGGCCAACATTCCCAGTGTGGCCTTCTCTCCTCGGCTTGGGGGCCCCCGGGGAGCCCCAGGGCTGCTCATGGCTGTCCAGCAGGACCTTTACTGTTTCCCATACAGCTCGTCCTGTCCAGATGGTCTGAAGGAGGGCAGGTGGGAGCCCTCTTCTGTTTCTAAGGAGGACATTTTATAA
- the Dcaf4 gene encoding DDB1- and CUL4-associated factor 4 isoform X3: MHENLYFTNRKVNSVCWASLNHLDSHILLCLMGLAETPGCATLLPASLFVSSHQAGTDQPGMLCSFRIPGAWSCAWSLNVQANNCFSTGLSRRVLLTNVVTGHRQSYWTNSDVLAQQFAVKTPLLFNGCRSGEIFAIDLRSPSQAKGWKATQIFHDSAVTSVQVFKEEQYLMASDMAGKIKLWDLRATKCVRQYEGHVNEYAYLPLHMHEEEGILVAVGQDCYTRIWSLHDARLLRTIPSPCPTSKANIPSVAFSPRLGGPRGAPGLLMAVQQDLYCFPYSSSCPDGLKEGRWEPSSVSKEDIL, translated from the exons ATGCACGAGAACCTGTACTTTACCAACAGGAAG GTGAACTCTGTGTGCTGGGCCTCACTCAATCACTTGGACTCCCACATTCT GCTGTGCCTCATGGGCCTTGCAGAGACGCCAGGCTGTGCCACCTTGCTCCCAGCATCACTGTTTGTCAGCAGTCACCAAG CAGGTACCGACCAGCCTGGCATGCTGTGTAGTTTCCGGATCCCTGGGGCCTGGTCCTGTGCCTGGTCCTTGAACGTCCAGGCAAATAACTGCTTCAGTACAG GTTTGTCTCGGAGGGTCCTGCTGACCAACGTGGTGACAGGACACCGGCAGTCATATTGGACCAACAGTGACGTCTTGGCCCAGCAGTTTGCAGTCAAG ACTCCTTTGCTGTTTAATGGCTGTCGTTCTGGGGAGATCTTTGCCATTGACCTGCGTTCTCCAAGTCAAGCCAAGGGCTGGAAGGCTACTCAAATCTTCCATGACTCAGCAGTGACCTCTGTGCAGGTCTTCAAGGAGGAGCAGTACCTGATGGCGTCAGACATGGCTGGAAAG ATCAAGCTGTGGGACCTGAGAGCCACTAAATGTGTGAGACAATACGAAGGTCACGTGAATGAGTACGCCTACCTGCCACTGCATATGCACGAGGAGGAAGGAATCCTGGTGGCAG TGGGCCAAGACTGCTACACAAGAATCTGGAGCCTCCATGATGCCCGGCTGCTCAGAACCATACCTTCTCCATGCCCGACCTCCAAGGCCAACATTCCCAGTGTGGCCTTCTCTCCTCGGCTTGGGGGCCCCCGGGGAGCCCCAGGGCTGCTCATGGCTGTCCAGCAGGACCTTTACTGTTTCCCATACAGCTCGTCCTGTCCAGATGGTCTGAAGGAGGGCAGGTGGGAGCCCTCTTCTGTTTCTAAGGAGGACATTTTATAA
- the Dcaf4 gene encoding DDB1- and CUL4-associated factor 4, translating to MDKNIWTSRRRRGRSHHRSPALRQCDSSERYTSGASQSSQDSGHHDVECPSTSSSKAGESSVPDLPGFYFDPEKNRYFRLLPGHNNCNPLTKEGIQLKEMESRRLQLLQQEDKQKKKIARVGFNASSILRKNQLGFLNFSSYCRLSHELRVACMERKKVEIQSSDPSALASDRFNFILADTTSDRLFTVNDVKIGGSKYGIISLQGLKAPTFEVHMHENLYFTNRKVNSVCWASLNHLDSHILLCLMGLAETPGCATLLPASLFVSSHQGTDQPGMLCSFRIPGAWSCAWSLNVQANNCFSTGLSRRVLLTNVVTGHRQSYWTNSDVLAQQFAVKTPLLFNGCRSGEIFAIDLRSPSQAKGWKATQIFHDSAVTSVQVFKEEQYLMASDMAGKIKLWDLRATKCVRQYEGHVNEYAYLPLHMHEEEGILVAVGQDCYTRIWSLHDARLLRTIPSPCPTSKANIPSVAFSPRLGGPRGAPGLLMAVQQDLYCFPYSSSCPDGLKEGRWEPSSVSKEDIL from the exons ATGGATAAGAACATCTGGACGAGTAGGAGAAGACGAGGGCGAAGCCACCACCGTAGCCCTGCCCTCAGGCAGTGTGATTCCAGTGAGAG GTACACCTCAGGGGCGTCTCAGAGCTCGCAAGATTCCGGCCACCATGATGTTGAGTGCCCATCAACCTCGTCCAGCAAAGCTGGAGAGTCTTCAGTGCCAG ACCTTCCAGGTTTTTACTTTGACCCTGAGAAGAACCGATACTTCCGTTTGCTCCCGGGTCATAACAACTGCAACCCCCTCACGAAGGAGGGCATCCAGCTCAAGGAGATGGAGAGCAGGAGGCTGCAGCTGCTGCAGCAAGAGGACAAGCAGAAAAAG AAAATTGCCAGAGTGGGATTTAATGCATCGTCCATCCTACGGAAAAATCAGCTGGGTTTTCTCAACTTCTCCAGTTATTGCCG TCTCTCCCACGAGCTTCGGGTGGCCTGCATGGAGAGGAAAAAGGTAGAGATTCAGAGCTCAGACCCTTCAGCTCTGGCGAGTGACCGCTTTAACTTCATCCTG GCAGACACTACCAGTGACCGCCTCTTCACGGTGAATGACGTCAAAATCGGAGGCTCCAAGTACGGCATCATCAGCCTGCAGGGTCTGAAGGCCCCCACGTTCGAGGTGCACATGCACGAGAACCTGTACTTTACCAACAGGAAG GTGAACTCTGTGTGCTGGGCCTCACTCAATCACTTGGACTCCCACATTCT GCTGTGCCTCATGGGCCTTGCAGAGACGCCAGGCTGTGCCACCTTGCTCCCAGCATCACTGTTTGTCAGCAGTCACCAAG GTACCGACCAGCCTGGCATGCTGTGTAGTTTCCGGATCCCTGGGGCCTGGTCCTGTGCCTGGTCCTTGAACGTCCAGGCAAATAACTGCTTCAGTACAG GTTTGTCTCGGAGGGTCCTGCTGACCAACGTGGTGACAGGACACCGGCAGTCATATTGGACCAACAGTGACGTCTTGGCCCAGCAGTTTGCAGTCAAG ACTCCTTTGCTGTTTAATGGCTGTCGTTCTGGGGAGATCTTTGCCATTGACCTGCGTTCTCCAAGTCAAGCCAAGGGCTGGAAGGCTACTCAAATCTTCCATGACTCAGCAGTGACCTCTGTGCAGGTCTTCAAGGAGGAGCAGTACCTGATGGCGTCAGACATGGCTGGAAAG ATCAAGCTGTGGGACCTGAGAGCCACTAAATGTGTGAGACAATACGAAGGTCACGTGAATGAGTACGCCTACCTGCCACTGCATATGCACGAGGAGGAAGGAATCCTGGTGGCAG TGGGCCAAGACTGCTACACAAGAATCTGGAGCCTCCATGATGCCCGGCTGCTCAGAACCATACCTTCTCCATGCCCGACCTCCAAGGCCAACATTCCCAGTGTGGCCTTCTCTCCTCGGCTTGGGGGCCCCCGGGGAGCCCCAGGGCTGCTCATGGCTGTCCAGCAGGACCTTTACTGTTTCCCATACAGCTCGTCCTGTCCAGATGGTCTGAAGGAGGGCAGGTGGGAGCCCTCTTCTGTTTCTAAGGAGGACATTTTATAA